The region ACGGGGAGGGTGCGGCCACCACGCTCGACAAGCTGCCTGCAGGTGATGAAGTCACCCTGATGATGGCCGAGGCGGATGTGCTTCGGGGCCGTTTCGATGCGGCGATCGAGAGGCTTTCCGGCAGCGGGGGCGCCGATGCGTCACGCTTGCGGGTTCTCGCCTTCATTGGCGAGGGCAAGGTGGTGAAGGCTTCCGAGGAATTGGAGCGCAGCCTGGCGGAAGCCGGCGCCAACGACGCAAGCCTGCTCGCGACCGCTTCGCGTTTCGAATTGCTGCGCGGCGACCGTCAGAAAGCCCGCGAATTTGCAACTCGCAGCCTCGCGGCGGATGCCGGGAACCTCGAAGGCCTGCTGGTAAGCGGCGATATCGCATCGGGCGACAACCGGCTTCCTCAGTCACTGGCGCATTTCGAGAAAGCGCATGACCGCTATCCGGAAAGCGTGGCCGCACTGCTCGGTCGCGCAGGTGCGCTGACGGAAAGTGGCCGTTTCGACGATGCGGCGGAGGTTTTGGACAATCGCAGCGGTAATTTTGCGACCGATGCGCGCATCACCGGGCTCAGGGCGCGCGTTGCCGCAGGCCAGGGCGAGTGGGAGAAGGCGCGCAGCCTGCTCCAGAAGATCGAACCTGAAATGCGTGAAAACCCCGGGCTGCAGCTGGTCTATGCCGAGGCGCTGTTGCGCGTCGGACAGGTCGAGCAGTCCCGCACATGGCTCTCTCCGCTCGTGTCGCGCAGTCCCGCTTCGCGCAAGCCGCGCGGACTGCTCGCCGAGGCGAAGCTTGAAAGCGGGGACGCCGCTGGTGCGCTCGCGACGATCCGCGCGATTGCCGAGCGACCCGATGCGACGCCTGCCGAACTCGAAATTGCCACCAAGGCGGCAAGGGCTCTGAAGGATCCGGCTGCAGAACGCTTTGCGACGCGCGCGCGGCAACCTTCGCCCGAGTGGATTGGCGGCGAATTGGCGAAGGGCGACACGGCCTTGCGCAATCGCCAGTGGGCTAAGGCCGTTTCCGCTTACGAGGCGATCGATGCGCGCAGCCGTACGCCCAATGCAATGGTGCTCAACAATCTTGCCTTCGCCAAATCGCAGCTCGGCGAAAAGGCGGAAGCGACCGATATCGCTCTTCGCGCGCTCGAGATTGCGCCGGATCACCCGTCGGTCATGGACACCGCGGGCTGGCTGTTGTTCTCGACCGGTCGCGACAAAATGCGGGGAACACAGCTATTGCGCCGCGCCAGTGCGCTCGACCCCGACAACACCGCAATCGCCCAGCGCCTGGCAAAAGCCGAACGCGGCTAGCGCTACAAAGAGAAAGCCCCGCTTGTGCAAGCGGGGCTCCCTGGGTCAGCCCGATGCGTACGTCAGGCTAGAAAAGCGTCATGCAGTCTTGCGACGGCGGCGAGCCAGGCCGAGACCGATGAGCCCGAGGCCGAAGATGCCGAGCATGCCCGGAGCCGGAACCGGCGTACCGCCGCTCGAGGACGAACTGCTCGTCTGGCGACCGCTTGCCGAGGTGACACCGTCGATGCCGCTGATCGACTGGTAGCGCACGAAGAAATCGTCGAGCGTAATCGAAGTCGGGGCAGTGCCGAAGTCGAGGATCAGCGAACCGCTGCCGGTCTCACCGGCGAAAAGGCCGCCCGAGTTGCCTGCGCAGCTGTTGGTGCGTGCTGCCTTGAAGCAGACGTCGACCGTGCCGATGCCGTTCGGATAGTTCGAATCGGTCACGACGAAGTTGTAGAGGCCGGTCGAGCTTGCGCCGACGATGTCGGGGTCGGTGTTGAATGCGAAGCTCGAAAGACGCGAGTCGACACCGGCACCGTCCGTGGTGTTGGTGACCGTGTAGTCGAACTCGTAGGTCGAGCCGTCGATTGCCGTCAGCGTGAAGGTCGTCGAGGCTGACAGGCCGCTGAGGGTCGTGCCGTCCGCGAAGCCATCGTAATCGATGGTGAAGCTGTCGCCGATATTGCTGCTGTCGAGCAGGATCGGCTCCGCCATTGCAGGCGTCGCCATTGCGGCGCTGGCAGCGACGGCCGTTGCAAGGATCAGGCGGTTGAACATTCGGATACCCTCCACGATGGTTTACGCAAGACGATGCAACGAATGTGCCACGTGCCGTTTTGTGCGGGTTTCGAAGGTTAACCGCGCACGCGCGCATCGCGGATTGTCAAGAATTTCGACGCGCGCTCAGCGACTTGAACGACGTAGCAGGGCGGCTTCACCGAAACTTTAGACGGTTTGGTTAAAGCGAGAGCATGTTGAAGAACCGCACGCTCACGACTGCGCTTGGTGCGCTCGTCCTGCTCGCCGGCTGCAGCCAGTCGCCCGAGGAGAAACTCGCCGATGCGCAGGCCTATTTCGCCGGGAACGAATACACGGCGGCGCGGCTCGAGCTGACGAGCGCGCTCAAGGACAATCCGTCGGATGTGGTCCTGCTCGAATTGCTCGCCAGGACACAGCTCAAGCTACGCGACGGGGAGGGCACCCTTGCGGCTCTCGAGCGCCTGTCGGCAGAAGGTGTCGAGCTTGGCGATGCATCCCTGCTGAGGGCGGAGGCCGAAGTCCTGCGCGGTCGGCCCGAGGATGCGCTGGCCTTGCTGGCGGATATGTCGAGCGCGGAAGCTGCCCGTATCCGTGCCCTCGCGCTGGTCGCCGACGACCGGATCGACGAGGCACGCGAGGCCATGAAGGCTGGATTGGAGGCCGATGGGCCGAAAGCGGCGTTGCATGCTGACTATGCCCTGTTTGCGCTGGCCGATGGCGATCGCGAAACGGCGGCGACCTATGCGGCTTCCGCTTACGCCGAGGATCCGAAGGCCCTGGGCGCGCTGCTCGCCAAGGCGGGAGTTGCAATCGCCGAGGGCAAGGGTGCGCAGGCGCTCGCACATTACGAGACTGCCAGCAAGCTCTATCCCGAGAGCCGCGATGCAATGATCGGACGTATTCGCCAGCTGGCCGAAAGCGGGCGCGTCGACGAGGCTGCGCCGCTGATCGAAGACGCCTATGCGAAGGCACCGCAGGACGTTGACTTCGCTTTCCTTGCTGCACGGCTCGATGTCGAGCGGGGCGAATGGGACGATGCCCGCAGCAAGCTCCAGCGGGTCGAACGCGACATGCGCGACAATCCCGACGGGCAGCTGCTCTATGCGCGCACTCTGCTCGAGGCGGAACAGGTCGCGCTTGCAGAATCGATCCTGCGCCGCCTCAACGCCCGTTTCCCGGAGCATCCGGGTAGTGCGGCGCTGCTTGCGGAAGTCTTCCTCAGCCGCGGTGACAACGCCAATGCGCGCCGCGTGCTTGTGCCCGTGGTCGCGCAGGCCGGTGCTCCCGATTACGTGCGCGACTTGGCGCTCAAGGCAGGAATCGAAAACGCGGGCCGACCCTGAGGCCAGCCCGCGCTTTCCAGTTTTCGAAGCTTGCTATCAGCCGCGGCGATTGCGGCGACGGGCGAAGCCGAGACCGATCAGGCCGAGACCGAAGATGCCGAGCATGCCCGGTGCCGGAACCGGCGTACCGCCGCTCGAACCGCCCGAGGTCGTCGAACCGCCCGAAGTGGTCGAGCCACCGGTGGTCGTAGAGCCGCCCGAGGTCGAGCTGTAACCGCCCGACGAGCTGCCGGTGTAGTGGCCGCAGCCCTTGTAGTGGCTGTGCGAACCGCCGGAATACCAGCTACCGCCCCAGCTACCGCCCGAGCTACCGCCCCACCAGCTCCAGGTAGCAGCAGCAGGTGCCGCGATACCGACCGAAGCGACTGCCGCGAGGGCGATCATCTTCTTCTTCATGCTCATTCGTATTCCCCCAGTCTCTCGAAAGCGTCGAACAATGGTTTACGCTGGAGGACGCAAGGGCTGTGCCAAATGAGGGACTGTGCGGGCTTCAGTGGTTAATGCACCTTACCGCAGCAGGTCGATGTAAGAGTTTCCGACAGGCCGGAGAACGCTAGGACCGGTTGTGGACGGCCTTGATCATCGGGCCGAAGGGCGACTGGCCGAGCCATTCGGTCTGCACCTTCGCCGTCACCTCGTTGATCGGGATCTGTGGCTTGGCCCCCGGATGGACCGGCATGCGCAGCGGACGGGTGCCGGGCGGCATGGCAAGGACGCGCGCGATCGCATTGGGCACATCCATCGGATCGGCTGTGCGGCGCGAGCCGTCTTCCTCTCCCATCCGTGCAACGACCTGCTGGTAGCCGTCGGTATGCGCCGCCGAAGCGCGCTCCTTCAGCGCCTTGGTGTAGATGTTGCGATTGACCCAGACCTCGGTCGGATAGCCGCCGGGTTCGATGATCGTGACGTCGATATTGTGCGGCACGAGCTCATAGGCGAGCTGCTCGCCCATCGCTTCGAGGGCGAACTTGGTCGCGGAATAGTGACCCGCATAGGGCACGATCACCCGGCCGAGCTGCGATGAAATCTGGAAGATCGCGCCCGATTTCTGCGATCGCATGCCGGGCAGGACCGCGCGCACCATGCGATGGCAGCCGAGCACGTTGGTATCGAAGATGAGCTTGGTCGCTTCCATGTCCTGGACTTCGACCGGGCCGGACACGCCGATACCGGCATTGTTGACCAGCACGTCGAGCGGGCCGCCATTGATCCGCTCGGCCTCGGCAACCCCGGCTGCGACCTGCGCATCGGAAAGCACATCAATTTCAATGACGTGAAGGTCGAGATTCTCATCCCTTGCCAGCTGGCGAAGCTCGTCGGATTCAGGGCGGGGCAGGTTGCGCATGGTCGCGAATACCTTTGCGCCCCGGCGTGCGTAGTGCTCGGCTCCCAGCCTGCCGAAACCCGAGGAACAGCCGGTGATGATGATTGCCTTGCCCGACAGATCGGGCTCGGCCTGGACCATGTCGTCCTGCGACCGGGCGGCAGTGGCGGCCAGTGCGGTTGTTGCGGCGGCTCCGGCCAGAAGCGTGCGGCGGTCGATCGATGGCATGCAGTCTCTCCTATGGCTCCCCTCGGAGCGGAGAAAATCAGTTTTGCATGCGAAGCGCAACATCGCTCATGAAGCGCGCGTCATCTCCTGCAGCGAGCCATTCCGCCTCGGCCCCGATCGCGCCGAGCATCTGGACGAGGTCGTCCTGTTCCGCCTTGGCGTAATTGCCGAGCACATGACCATGAACCCGCTCCTTGTGCCCGGGGTGGCCGATGCCGATGCGAACGCGGCGGAATTCCGCGCCGAGGTGCCGGTCGATCGAGCGCAGCCCATTGTGCCCCGCATGCCCGCCGCCACGCTTCACCTTTACCTTGAACGGTGCGAGGTCGAGTTCGTCATGAAAGACGGTGAGGGCGTCGAGGTCGAGCTTGTAGAAGCGCATTGCCTCGCCGACGCTGCGGCCGCTCTCGTTCATGAAGGTCGCGGGCTTGAGCAGGATGATCTTCTCGCGCCCGATCCGGCCTTCCTGGACCCACCCCTGGAATTTCTTCTGCACCGGCCCGAAACCGTGCATTTCGGCAATGACATCGCACGCCATGAATCCGACGTTGTGCCGGTGCATGGAATATTGCGGTCCGGGGTTTCCTAGGCCTGCCCAAATCTGCATCGGTCGCCTTTAGCATGCTGCGCGAGCCCCTCAAGCGCTGGAGGGAGGGCGTTCGACAGCCCGCGGATAAATGTGCCGGACAAACAAAAACGCCGGCCCATTCCTGGACCGGCGCCTTTGGTGATCTTGCCTGAAGCGAGGATCAGTCGTCGGACTGTTCGCTCTCGCCTTCGACGGTCTCAGCGTCCTGCTCGGTGACTTCGGTCTCTTCGACCTCATCCTCGGCAGCAGCTTCGTCTTCGGACTTCTTCAGCGCCGACGGAGCGACCAGAGTCGCGATGGTGAAATCGCGGTCGGTGATGGCGCTCTCGCTGCCTTCCGGCAGCTTGACTTCGCTGATGTGGATCGAATCGCCGACTTCCTTGCCGGTGACGTCGATCTCGATTTCGCCCGGGATCTTGTCCGTTTCGCAGACCAGCTCGAGTTCGTGGCGAACGATGTTGAGAACGCCGCCCTTCTTGAGGCCCGGCGAAGCTTCTTCGTTGACGAACACGACCGGGACGCTGACGTCGATCTTCGCGCCCTTTGCGAGGCGCAGGAAGTCGACGTGGGTCGGGCGGTCGGAAACCGGATGCAGGGCGACGTCCTTGGGCAGGGTGCGAACCTTGTCCTTGCCGAGCTCGATCTCGACGATCGAGTTCATGAAGTGGCCCGTCATGAGGAGCTTGGTAAGCTGCTTCTCTTCGACGTGGATGGTAGTCGGTTCATCCTTGCCGCCGTAGATTACAGCGGGAACACGGCCTTCACGACGCAGTGCACGGGAGGCTCCCTTGCCAGCCCGTTCGCGCGCCTCGGCCGGCAGTGTCAGAGCGTCGCTCATGATCGTTACCTTTCGAAATGCGTTATTGGTACTTTTTCGCGCCACGCCTCCAGGGATGCACATGGCCGCGAAGGGCGCGCCATTACGGGCAAACGCAGCGCAATGCAAGCGAACCTTGCGAGGTCGTGGTTACTGGATGCGGCGGATGGAGTAGCCGCGCTGTTCAAGAAGGGTAAGGATACCGTCTTCTCCCGGCAGATGCGCGGCTCCCACCGCGACGAGCATGGGCGGCCGCGCCTTCGCAATGCTGTCCAGCTTGCCAGCCCAGGCCCGGTTCCTTTGCGTAAGAAGTGCATCGCGCAGTTCAGGGTCGGACAGGAGACCCATGCGGCCTGCCTGCTCGATTTCGTCGATCCGGCCGAGACGCCATGCTTCAGCCAAATCGCGTGCCGGTTCCTTGCCGCGCTCATATTCCTCGAGCACCAGCAGCAGGAGGTCGCGCTGTTCCTTCTCGGGCAGGGCGTCGAAGATACCCAGCTGTGCCTTTGCGCCTTCGAGTTCGAGTGCAGGCCTGTCCGAAAATGCAGAGATGAGCCAGCGGTCCGCGCCATTCTCGGGGTCGCCGGTTCCGGTGACGCGCGCGAGGGACAGCGCAGCTGCCCATGTGTCGCTGTGGATCAGCTGGACGGAAGAGATGCCGGCCTCATCGAGCAGCGCTTCGAGCGTTTCGTGCCTGTCCGCCGGCACGCGCGAACGGATGGGGATCGTCTGGTCGTTGTAGGACAATTCGGCGAAGGTCTCGGCGATTGCCGCGCCGTCTTCGAGTCCGGCCACTTCGACCACCAGCACCTCTGCATCCTGTACCGCGCGTTCGAGGGCATCGGTGCGCCAGTCGGTTCCGTCGGGAAGCGAGTGGATCGTGCCGAAGACCCAGCCCTCGAGCTCTCCTCCGGCCGACACGACTTCATATAAAGCGGGTGAGGGTGGAGGGGAGCTTTCGTCATCCCCTCCTTGCCCGGCAGAACAGGCAGCCAGCAGGAGCGCGGCTAGCGCAGCAAGGCCGCCTTTCCTGATCACTGCACCCGCACGGTCTCGATACCCCGCTCGGCGAGGTAATCCTGCACGCTGCGGTCACCGGCGAGATGGCCCGCGCCGACCGCGATGAAGATCACGCCTGCGCCTTCGAGCTTCTCCTCGATCTTGCCGGCCCAGTCTTCGTTGCGCTTGTAGAGCAGGACTTCGGCCAGCTCGGCATCGTCCTCGAAACCCTTGTTCATCAGTTCCGCCAGCCCATCGGGATCGCCTTCGACCCACTCGGCGACCATTTCATCGAGCATCGGCTTGGCCTTGTCGACCTGGCCGGCGGTGCTGATCAGGAAATCGACCTGCTCGTCCTGCGGCATGCCGTCGAAAATGCCGATCTGGAACTCGATCGTTTCCAGCGCGCCCTTGGCCATGTCTTCGCCGGCGATATTGATGAGGCGCTTTTCGACGCCCGCATCGGCCGAGTAGCCCTGCTGCAGAAGCGGAAGCATGGTCAGCGTCAGGCTCGCCATCCACGGCTCGAAGCGGTCGAATGCGTTGGCGGGCATGCCGAGCTTGCCCATCGCTTCCGCGTAAGTCGCGTTTTCTTCTTCATCGAGCAGCGAGCGCAGCGTCGTGCCTTCCGGCAGCATGCCCTGTGCCAGCGCGTATTGCGCCATCTTGGCTTCGTCTTCCTTGCCCATCGGGATTTCGGTGACGAGGATGTCGGCGCTTTCCAGCGCGTCCTTCACCGGGCCGGCGTACCATTCGAGACCTTCGGGAAGGGCATGCACGGTGCCGAACAGATAGATCGTGCTGTCTTCGTCGGCGACCTTCCATAGCGCCGGGGTGGCGACTTCGACCTCGGCAGCAGGGAGAGAGGTCGTCGCGACCGTCGTCGGCGTCGACTGGTGGTTTTCGTGGCCTTCATGTCCCTCGTGCCCTTCATGCTGCGCGAGGGCGGGGCCGGCAAAGGCGAGAGCCATTGCGGAAAGGCCAAGCGAAAGACTGTTCTTCAAAAGTTTCATGATGCGATCCCTGGAGTGTGAAAAATCCGTGCGAAAACCTAGCCCTAGAAAGCGAGCTTGGGAAGAAGACGTTTGACAAGAACCACGGTCATTCTGCCTCGTCTATGAAGATTTCTTCGATCGGCATGTCGAACAGCCGGGCAATACGGAATGCGAGCGGAAGCGACGGGTCGTGTTTGCCCGTCTCGATCGCGTTGACCGCCTGACGCGACACGTCGAGCTGGACGGCAAGCTCCGCCTGGCTCCATTCGCGCTCGGCTCTAAGGACGCGCAGGCGGTTCCTCATCTCGAATCCCACCAGCGCAGGAACTGGAAGATCACGACAAACAAGAGGCAGAATACGAGCCACCCGATGGTCATGGCCGTGACCCAGGTGGCCGTTTCAAGCAGTGGAGCAAGTATCGCCGGCAGCCTGCGCGAACCGGTGGCCAACTGCGTTACGATCCCGAAAGCGAGCACGATCATCGGGAAGAAGGTCACGACTTTTACCAAGAGCCCGACGGTGCGCTGCCAGAGTTGCTGGGCATACTCGTCGCGCATGAAACTGGCGAGGATGAGGAAAGGTGCGACGAGGAAATTGAAGATGAGGGTGACCGCCCCAAGCGCGACATACCACGCAGGGTGGCTGCCATGCTTATCGTGTAGCCCGCCCCACGCATCGTGCAGCCCGACCCACTCTGCTGCCTGATCGATCAGGCCGACGAAGAGGAACAGGAGGCAGGCATCCATCAGGCGGAAATACAGCCGGTATCGACGGTCGCCTTTCCGCTTGGCTCGCTTGCCAGTGGCAGGTTTGTCGACATTAGCGGTCACGAAAGTACTCCGAAAAAGAGAGGATGGGCAGGGCGCTTCATGGCTATCTCGAATCCCACCAGCGCAGGAACTGGAAGATGATGACAAAGGCGGCCATGTAATATTTCCAGGCCATGGAAACGACGTAGTCTGCCGGGGCCCCGGGCGCGATGAAGGGCTCGTAGATCGTCCGCCATGCCGCATAGGCTCCGCCATCCTTCGGAAGGCCCAGTTCCGCGCTCCATGCAACCGCCGCGAAGGCGATCGGGAAAATGGCGACCAAATAGGCGAGGACGACCACCGAACGTTTCCACAGCATCTCGGTATAGTCGTCGCGCATGAAGCGGAACAGCATCAGGAAGAACGGCAGGACGAAGCTGCAAACCTGGACAATGAGGAAAGCGATGAAGTCGGCCGTGCCCGTCAGGCCAAGGCCGGGGATGCCCGTGCTGCGCCGGACGATGATTTCCAGGATCCACGCGAATGTCACGAGGAGGGCAAGGTTCATCAGCCATATGTAGGCGCGGTAGCGCAAGGCTTCCTTGGACCTTGTCCCTTCGGAGCGACCCTTCAGCTTAAACATCGTAATTCCCTTTCGTGCGTGCGAATGCAAAAGCGATGTGAAAGGTCGCCGCGACGATCACCAGCCCGAGGCTGGTATCGTCCACATAGGTTTTCGAAACCGGCGCGATGCTGGCGAACAGCCAGACGCCGGTTACCGCGAGCGCCCAGCGGGCGGCGAAGTTCACGAGTCCGAGGAAATGTTCGTCCTGCCGGCCTGCAAAGGCGAGGCCGATCAGCGTGCCCGCGGTGAATCCTCCCGCGATCATGTCGACCATGTGGAACAGGCCGAACAGCTTGCTGACGAGCAGCGCGAGCGAGCTGGCGAGACCGACCCACATCATGTGGAGGGCGAAGTTGCGATCGTCGGCCGTGAGGGCTTTGGGTTCGTAGGGCATGGCTGTTGCGGGTCCCGTTCGTCAGATAGTGCCGCGCACGCGCGCCCAGAGGTTGGCGAGGAAGAATGAAGCAAGGGCAAGCGGCATGCCCAGCGCCGATGCGGTCAGGTCCTGGCCGCTCTCATTGCCGGTCAAGCCGTCCCAGAACCCTTCGAGCATCGGCGCGAAGACGAGAAGCAGGACCAGTGCGGCAAAGGCCACGCTGGTTGCGCTACCCCATATTGCGGCGAGGTATTCGTCGGCATTTCTCGTGCGAAACATCACCACGATCGCGATCAGCATGATGAAATAGGCCGCTGCGCGAACAGGTTGCAGCGCCTCGACCATACCGTCGCCGGCGAGAAGGGCGATTGCAAAGGAGATCGCAGCAATCACCGTGGCGAGGTTGTGGCGGCGCACTAATTTCTCGCGAGGACTTGGCGGTCGGTCGGTCAAGTGATCGTCTTTCTAGTAAGGGGGTGGCGTCCACCGGAGGGCGCCATGATGCAAACGCCCTCCGGTGACGAAGTCTCAGCCGCGCGGATCGAGCGTGATCGCGGCGAGGCGACCGGTGCGGGCTTCATCGATGGCGATTGCCACCTTCGGCGCGATTTCGGCCTGCATGGCGGTCATGCAGCGCTGTTCCGCCTTGCGCGACACGGCGTCGAAACCGCGGACGCGGCAGGCGTTGCGGATGGCGCGGTCGATGCGCTGGTCGAGCACGTCACGATCGGCTTCCTGAGTAAGGTCGAGATCGGACATGTCGACGCTGGCAACCGGTGCGTCCATCGCAGCGGCGGGAGTGGCGAGTGCAGCGATAGCGGCGGCGGCGATTACGAAAGTCTTGGTCATTGCTTGTCTCCAGCTTGGATGTTGGGTCCAGTGGGTGTTTCAACCGTCCGGGATGTCAGGTTGTCCTGACTATATGTCGCGATTCGCTTACAATGTCAACACAACCTGACACAATGTCGGGAAAACCTTCCGTCAGCCTCGGGAATTCATCCCGCTATTGACCGTGCAAAGCGCCTCCTCCATTGCGCCGCACCATGGACAGAAATCCGTCTAAATCGTTTCAGGACATGATCCTCGCGCTCCACGATTTTTGGAGCGCCAACGGGTGCCTCATCCTGCAGCCCTACGACATGCGTATGGGCGCAGGCACCTTTCACACCGCAACGACGCTGCGCGCCCTCGGCCCGGAGCCTTGGAATGCCGCTTTCGTGCAGCCGTGCCGCCGTCCGACCGACGGTCGCTATGGCGAGAACCCGAACCGCCTTCAGCACTATTACCAGTACCAGGTGATCCTGAAGCCGAGCCCTCCCGACATCCAGGATCTCTATCTCAAGAGCCTCGAGGTGATCGGCATCGATCCTCTCAAGCACGATATCCGCTTTGTCGAAGACGACTGGGAAAGCCCGACGCTTGGTGCATGGGGCCTTGGCTGGGAAGTGTGGTGCGACGGGATGGAAGTCACCCAGTTCACCTATTTCCAGCAGATGGGCGGCTTCGACTGCAAGCCGGTTGCGGGCGAGCTGACCTACGGGCTCGAACGCCTCGCGATGTACATCCAGGGCGTCGACAACGTCTACGACCTCGACTTCAACGGGCAGGGCGTAACTTACGGCGACGTCTTCCTCGAGAACGAGAAACAGATGTCGAAGTGGAACTTCGAAGTCGCCGAGACGGATGCGCTGTTCGACCTGTTCAACAAGGCCGAGGCCGAGTGCAAGAACGCGCTCGCCAATGAAGTGCCTATCGCCGCTTACGAGCAGGCGATCGAGGCGAGCCACATCTTCAACCTGCTGCAGGCGCGCGGCGTGATCAGCGTGCAGGAACGCGCCAGCTACATGGGCCGCGTCCGCGATCTCGCTCGCGGTTCATGCGAAGCTTACATGGCTAAGGAAGCCGACGCATGGGCGCAGAAATATCCGGAGTGGTCGAAATGAGCGCTTCCGACTTCCTCCTAGAACTGCGCAGCGAAGAAATTCCGGCCCGGATGCAGGCCGGTGCACGCGCAGAACTCGAAAAGCTGTTCCGCCGCGAGATGGACGCTGCCGGGGTTGCCGTGGGCGACGTCACCGTATGGTCGACGCCGCGCCGCCTTGCCCTGATCGCGCGCGGTCTTCCCGAAGCGACCGAGGCGGTTCGCGAAGAAGCCAAGGGCCCGCCCGAAGGAGCGCCCGACCAGGCGGTCGAAGGTTTCTGCCGCAAGAATGGCGTCACTCGCGACCAGCTCGAAGTGCGTGACGTCAAGGGACGTGCGACCTACTTCGCGGTGATCGAGAAGCCGGGCAGGGCGGTGAAGGACCTTCTGGCCG is a window of Erythrobacter sp. HKB08 DNA encoding:
- a CDS encoding TraB/GumN family protein, giving the protein MKLLKNSLSLGLSAMALAFAGPALAQHEGHEGHEGHENHQSTPTTVATTSLPAAEVEVATPALWKVADEDSTIYLFGTVHALPEGLEWYAGPVKDALESADILVTEIPMGKEDEAKMAQYALAQGMLPEGTTLRSLLDEEENATYAEAMGKLGMPANAFDRFEPWMASLTLTMLPLLQQGYSADAGVEKRLINIAGEDMAKGALETIEFQIGIFDGMPQDEQVDFLISTAGQVDKAKPMLDEMVAEWVEGDPDGLAELMNKGFEDDAELAEVLLYKRNEDWAGKIEEKLEGAGVIFIAVGAGHLAGDRSVQDYLAERGIETVRVQ
- a CDS encoding SDR family oxidoreductase, whose translation is MPSIDRRTLLAGAAATTALAATAARSQDDMVQAEPDLSGKAIIITGCSSGFGRLGAEHYARRGAKVFATMRNLPRPESDELRQLARDENLDLHVIEIDVLSDAQVAAGVAEAERINGGPLDVLVNNAGIGVSGPVEVQDMEATKLIFDTNVLGCHRMVRAVLPGMRSQKSGAIFQISSQLGRVIVPYAGHYSATKFALEAMGEQLAYELVPHNIDVTIIEPGGYPTEVWVNRNIYTKALKERASAAHTDGYQQVVARMGEEDGSRRTADPMDVPNAIARVLAMPPGTRPLRMPVHPGAKPQIPINEVTAKVQTEWLGQSPFGPMIKAVHNRS
- a CDS encoding tetratricopeptide repeat protein, which produces MLKNRTLTTALGALVLLAGCSQSPEEKLADAQAYFAGNEYTAARLELTSALKDNPSDVVLLELLARTQLKLRDGEGTLAALERLSAEGVELGDASLLRAEAEVLRGRPEDALALLADMSSAEAARIRALALVADDRIDEAREAMKAGLEADGPKAALHADYALFALADGDRETAATYAASAYAEDPKALGALLAKAGVAIAEGKGAQALAHYETASKLYPESRDAMIGRIRQLAESGRVDEAAPLIEDAYAKAPQDVDFAFLAARLDVERGEWDDARSKLQRVERDMRDNPDGQLLYARTLLEAEQVALAESILRRLNARFPEHPGSAALLAEVFLSRGDNANARRVLVPVVAQAGAPDYVRDLALKAGIENAGRP
- a CDS encoding UrcA family protein, producing MTKTFVIAAAAIAALATPAAAMDAPVASVDMSDLDLTQEADRDVLDQRIDRAIRNACRVRGFDAVSRKAEQRCMTAMQAEIAPKVAIAIDEARTGRLAAITLDPRG
- a CDS encoding 50S ribosomal protein L25/general stress protein Ctc, yielding MSDALTLPAEARERAGKGASRALRREGRVPAVIYGGKDEPTTIHVEEKQLTKLLMTGHFMNSIVEIELGKDKVRTLPKDVALHPVSDRPTHVDFLRLAKGAKIDVSVPVVFVNEEASPGLKKGGVLNIVRHELELVCETDKIPGEIEIDVTGKEVGDSIHISEVKLPEGSESAITDRDFTIATLVAPSALKKSEDEAAAEDEVEETEVTEQDAETVEGESEQSDD
- a CDS encoding TraB/GumN family protein; its protein translation is MSAGGELEGWVFGTIHSLPDGTDWRTDALERAVQDAEVLVVEVAGLEDGAAIAETFAELSYNDQTIPIRSRVPADRHETLEALLDEAGISSVQLIHSDTWAAALSLARVTGTGDPENGADRWLISAFSDRPALELEGAKAQLGIFDALPEKEQRDLLLLVLEEYERGKEPARDLAEAWRLGRIDEIEQAGRMGLLSDPELRDALLTQRNRAWAGKLDSIAKARPPMLVAVGAAHLPGEDGILTLLEQRGYSIRRIQ
- a CDS encoding cistern family PEP-CTERM protein — its product is MEGIRMFNRLILATAVAASAAMATPAMAEPILLDSSNIGDSFTIDYDGFADGTTLSGLSASTTFTLTAIDGSTYEFDYTVTNTTDGAGVDSRLSSFAFNTDPDIVGASSTGLYNFVVTDSNYPNGIGTVDVCFKAARTNSCAGNSGGLFAGETGSGSLILDFGTAPTSITLDDFFVRYQSISGIDGVTSASGRQTSSSSSSGGTPVPAPGMLGIFGLGLIGLGLARRRRKTA
- a CDS encoding helix-turn-helix transcriptional regulator, with amino-acid sequence MRNRLRVLRAEREWSQAELAVQLDVSRQAVNAIETGKHDPSLPLAFRIARLFDMPIEEIFIDEAE
- a CDS encoding PEP-CTERM sorting domain-containing protein, with translation MSMKKKMIALAAVASVGIAAPAAATWSWWGGSSGGSWGGSWYSGGSHSHYKGCGHYTGSSSGGYSSTSGGSTTTGGSTTSGGSTTSGGSSGGTPVPAPGMLGIFGLGLIGLGFARRRNRRG
- a CDS encoding tetratricopeptide repeat protein: MKTIRNLALVALASAALAGCGMTPEEKQTRAEENMAQNLYSQARLDLVSALKDKPGDETMLRMLAEAQLAIGDGEGAATTLDKLPAGDEVTLMMAEADVLRGRFDAAIERLSGSGGADASRLRVLAFIGEGKVVKASEELERSLAEAGANDASLLATASRFELLRGDRQKAREFATRSLAADAGNLEGLLVSGDIASGDNRLPQSLAHFEKAHDRYPESVAALLGRAGALTESGRFDDAAEVLDNRSGNFATDARITGLRARVAAGQGEWEKARSLLQKIEPEMRENPGLQLVYAEALLRVGQVEQSRTWLSPLVSRSPASRKPRGLLAEAKLESGDAAGALATIRAIAERPDATPAELEIATKAARALKDPAAERFATRARQPSPEWIGGELAKGDTALRNRQWAKAVSAYEAIDARSRTPNAMVLNNLAFAKSQLGEKAEATDIALRALEIAPDHPSVMDTAGWLLFSTGRDKMRGTQLLRRASALDPDNTAIAQRLAKAERG
- the pth gene encoding aminoacyl-tRNA hydrolase → MQIWAGLGNPGPQYSMHRHNVGFMACDVIAEMHGFGPVQKKFQGWVQEGRIGREKIILLKPATFMNESGRSVGEAMRFYKLDLDALTVFHDELDLAPFKVKVKRGGGHAGHNGLRSIDRHLGAEFRRVRIGIGHPGHKERVHGHVLGNYAKAEQDDLVQMLGAIGAEAEWLAAGDDARFMSDVALRMQN